One Rhodospirillales bacterium DNA window includes the following coding sequences:
- the smpB gene encoding SsrA-binding protein SmpB: MARKEALTGGNVARNRKALRDYFIEDRFEAGIVLAGTEVKSLRDGRANINDAFARERGGEIWLEGCHIPQYDPAGRDNHDPTRSRKLLLHRREISRLIGATNRSGYTLVPLSLYFNKRGTAKVELGLGKGKHSYDKRAAVRDRDWKRQKERLMRNRG; encoded by the coding sequence ATGGCCAGAAAAGAAGCGCTAACGGGCGGCAATGTCGCCCGGAACCGTAAGGCGTTACGCGATTACTTCATTGAGGATCGCTTTGAGGCCGGAATCGTTCTGGCCGGCACCGAGGTGAAGTCGTTGCGCGATGGACGGGCGAACATCAATGATGCGTTTGCCCGCGAGCGCGGCGGCGAGATCTGGCTTGAGGGTTGCCACATTCCGCAATACGACCCGGCGGGACGCGACAACCACGATCCCACGCGGTCGCGCAAGCTGTTGCTGCATCGCCGCGAGATCTCACGTTTGATCGGTGCCACGAACCGGTCCGGCTACACGCTGGTGCCGCTGAGTCTCTACTTCAACAAGCGGGGAACCGCAAAGGTCGAGCTCGGTCTGGGCAAGGGCAAGCACTCCTACGACAAACGCGCCGCCGTGCGCGACCGTGACTGGAAGCGCCAGAAGGAGCGCTTGATGCGCAACCGGGGCTGA
- a CDS encoding UDP-glucose/GDP-mannose dehydrogenase family protein produces MRIAMIGTGYVGLVSGACFSEFGVDVTCVDKAEDKIERLNRGEIPIYEPGLDLLVARNADAGRLHFTTDLASAVTGTDAVFVAVGTPSRRGDGHADLSYVFAAAEEIARAMNGYTVVVTKSTVPVGTGREVARIIRETRPDVEFDVASNPEFLREGSAIEDFMRPDRVVVGSTGDRARAVMDELYRPLSLSDTPVMQTTLETSELIKYATNSFLATKIAFINQIADLCEQTGANVEDVARGIGLDGRIGPKFLHPGPGYGGSCFPKDTLALVRTAQEYDAPVSIVEAVVEANDRRKEAMAQRIADKMGDLKGKTVAVLGLTFKPNTDDVRESPSLVIVPELMRRGATVRSYDPEGMEEAAKLMDGMVLCEDTYDALEGADALVIVTEWNEFRSLDLARAKKALRRPLVIDLRNIYSAAEIMKAGFEYHGVGLGHLSGPKGA; encoded by the coding sequence ATGCGTATCGCGATGATCGGCACCGGCTATGTGGGCCTCGTGTCGGGTGCCTGTTTTTCGGAGTTCGGTGTCGACGTGACCTGCGTCGACAAGGCGGAAGACAAGATCGAACGCCTCAACCGTGGCGAGATCCCGATCTACGAGCCAGGTCTCGATCTGCTGGTCGCGCGCAATGCCGATGCCGGACGTCTCCACTTCACGACCGACCTTGCATCCGCCGTCACCGGTACCGATGCGGTTTTTGTCGCGGTCGGGACGCCAAGCCGGCGCGGCGATGGGCATGCAGACCTGAGCTACGTCTTCGCCGCAGCTGAGGAGATCGCCCGTGCGATGAACGGCTACACCGTGGTGGTGACCAAATCGACGGTTCCGGTCGGCACTGGCCGCGAGGTTGCGCGCATCATCCGCGAGACCCGTCCGGACGTCGAGTTCGATGTCGCCTCGAACCCCGAGTTTCTGCGCGAGGGCTCTGCGATCGAGGACTTCATGCGGCCGGACCGGGTTGTTGTCGGCAGCACTGGTGATCGCGCCCGCGCCGTGATGGACGAGCTCTATCGCCCGTTGTCGCTCAGCGACACGCCGGTCATGCAAACCACGCTGGAGACCTCCGAGCTGATCAAGTACGCGACCAACAGCTTCCTTGCGACCAAGATCGCCTTCATCAACCAGATCGCCGATCTTTGCGAACAGACCGGTGCGAATGTGGAGGATGTCGCACGCGGCATCGGGCTCGATGGCCGGATCGGTCCGAAGTTTCTGCACCCGGGCCCGGGTTATGGTGGAAGCTGCTTTCCGAAGGACACGCTGGCGCTGGTGCGTACCGCGCAGGAGTACGATGCGCCGGTGTCGATTGTCGAAGCGGTCGTCGAGGCCAACGACCGGCGCAAGGAAGCCATGGCTCAGCGGATTGCCGACAAGATGGGTGATCTCAAGGGCAAGACCGTCGCGGTGCTGGGCCTGACCTTCAAACCCAACACCGACGACGTGCGTGAATCGCCGAGCCTCGTCATCGTGCCGGAGCTGATGCGCCGTGGTGCGACGGTCAGGTCCTATGACCCCGAAGGCATGGAGGAAGCCGCGAAGCTGATGGACGGCATGGTTTTGTGCGAGGATACCTACGATGCCCTGGAGGGTGCTGATGCCCTGGTGATCGTGACGGAATGGAACGAGTTCCGCTCGCTCGATCTCGCCCGCGCCAAGAAGGCGCTGCGGCGGCCGCTCGTGATCGATCTTCGCAACATCTACAGCGCTGCCGAGATCATGAAGGCCGGGTTCGAATATCACGGGGTCGGGCTCGGACATCTCTCTGGCCCAAAGGGCGCCTGA
- a CDS encoding threonine/serine dehydratase, which produces MTAPYPTIADIGAAARRIASRALRTPLLESPLLNETLGGRLLVKPECLQVTGSFKFRGAFNKISQMDEERRTRGVIAFSSGNHAQGVAAAAHMSGAPAVIVMPEDAPAIKIENTRAWGAEIVTYPRHDADREVIAAEIAEERGLYLVKPYDDNDIIAGQGTTGLEIAQQCDEMGIVPDAVTVCCGGGGLSAGCAIVLKAEFPICDVHTVEPEGWDDTARSLEGGERVRIVDSPPSLCDALLAPTPGEQTFAINKTHVTSGLVVSENDVIDAMAAANRFFKLVAEPGGAVALASVLSGKLEVRQRTVVAVISGGNVDVALYAELLARAS; this is translated from the coding sequence ATGACCGCCCCGTATCCCACGATTGCTGACATCGGGGCCGCGGCCCGCCGGATCGCCAGTCGCGCGCTCCGGACGCCGCTGCTCGAGTCGCCACTGTTGAACGAGACCCTTGGCGGACGCTTGCTCGTGAAGCCCGAATGCCTGCAGGTGACAGGTTCGTTCAAGTTCCGCGGCGCCTTCAACAAGATCAGCCAGATGGACGAGGAGCGCCGCACGAGAGGCGTGATCGCCTTCTCTTCCGGGAACCACGCCCAGGGTGTCGCCGCCGCTGCGCACATGTCGGGGGCACCGGCGGTGATCGTAATGCCCGAGGATGCACCGGCCATCAAGATCGAGAACACGCGGGCATGGGGTGCCGAGATCGTCACCTATCCCCGTCACGACGCGGATCGGGAGGTGATCGCCGCGGAGATCGCCGAGGAGCGCGGTCTCTACCTCGTGAAACCCTACGACGACAATGACATCATCGCCGGCCAGGGCACGACCGGCCTCGAGATCGCCCAGCAGTGCGACGAAATGGGCATCGTGCCAGACGCCGTCACCGTCTGTTGCGGTGGCGGCGGACTGAGCGCGGGATGCGCCATTGTGCTGAAGGCAGAGTTCCCGATCTGCGATGTCCACACGGTCGAACCGGAGGGCTGGGACGACACGGCGCGCTCGCTTGAGGGCGGAGAGCGCGTGCGCATCGTCGATTCGCCACCCTCGCTGTGCGATGCCCTTCTCGCGCCGACCCCCGGTGAGCAGACCTTCGCGATCAACAAGACCCATGTGACATCGGGCCTCGTGGTGTCCGAGAACGACGTGATCGATGCCATGGCCGCGGCCAACCGGTTTTTCAAGCTGGTTGCCGAGCCCGGCGGTGCCGTAGCGCTTGCAAGCGTGCTGAGCGGCAAGCTCGAGGTACGTCAGCGCACGGTCGTCGCCGTGATCTCCGGCGGCAATGTCGATGTCGCGCTCTACGCCGAGCTGCTCGCGAGAGCCTCGTGA
- a CDS encoding YdcF family protein — MSGRLTQPDHVLLLVLVGGWVMALYRETRQWGSWLGGNGLDGFTEANVVRLVFESVGFDPSAVIFEDQAGNTFDNAVLTNTQLAPQPGEVWLLITSAWHMPRSVGTFRKTGWDVVPHHVDDRSTDGGFGSPGPRRQPAWPDPYTLILCTSISGSSAYRLMDRSDSLWPGSGD, encoded by the coding sequence TTGTCTGGACGCTTAACTCAGCCCGATCACGTGCTGCTGCTTGTTCTGGTCGGTGGCTGGGTCATGGCGTTGTACCGGGAAACTCGGCAATGGGGTTCGTGGCTCGGCGGCAACGGACTCGACGGCTTCACCGAGGCCAATGTCGTCCGCCTGGTGTTCGAATCCGTGGGCTTCGATCCGTCCGCCGTGATCTTCGAGGATCAGGCGGGCAATACATTCGACAATGCGGTTCTGACCAACACCCAGCTTGCGCCCCAACCGGGCGAGGTCTGGCTGCTGATCACATCGGCCTGGCATATGCCGCGCAGCGTCGGAACCTTTCGCAAGACGGGCTGGGATGTTGTGCCTCATCACGTCGACGACCGCTCGACCGACGGTGGTTTCGGCTCGCCCGGGCCTCGACGGCAACCTGCGTGGCCTGACCCCTATACTCTAATACTCTGCACGAGTATTTCGGGCTCATCCGCTTATCGGCTGATGGATCGTTCCGACAGTCTCTGGCCGGGCTCCGGGGACTGA
- a CDS encoding phosphomannomutase/phosphoglucomutase — protein MIDPTIFRAYDIRGIVGETLTLEAVTAIGRAFAAMVREASGKARPEIAVGYDGRLSSPDIEAALVTGFNAAGADAVRVGLGPTPMLYFAVHHLDADAGVMVTGSHNPPDYNGLKMMMGTGPFHGEQIQEVARRTSDTSDGAEEHGSSRMVDLSVDYVARVQRDAVAGRELKVVWDAGNGAAGSVLGDLVAGLPGQHTVLFGEVDGTFPNHHPDPTVPENLEDLIAAVAEQGADLGIALDGDGDRIGVIDGEGNVLWGDQLLAFWAADLLGEQPGATIIADVKASQVLFDEIARLGGQPLMWRTGHSLIKQKMKEVGCPLAGEMSGHVFFADRYYGFDDALYAAVRLLNVLAGRDQSLASYRRGLPQVVNTPELRFDCDDVRKFVVIEEVRARLVDRGDDVVDVDGVRVSVAGGWWLLRASNTQPVLVARCEAPDAASLEAVKKDLLDVVTPSVITPPRL, from the coding sequence ATGATCGATCCCACGATCTTCCGCGCCTACGACATCAGGGGCATCGTCGGCGAGACGCTGACGCTGGAGGCGGTGACCGCGATAGGCCGCGCCTTTGCCGCGATGGTGCGCGAGGCCTCCGGCAAGGCGCGTCCCGAGATCGCCGTCGGCTACGACGGCCGCCTGAGTTCGCCGGACATTGAGGCGGCTCTCGTCACGGGCTTCAACGCGGCTGGTGCTGACGCCGTGCGGGTCGGATTGGGGCCGACGCCGATGCTCTACTTTGCCGTTCACCATCTGGATGCCGATGCGGGCGTCATGGTGACGGGATCGCACAACCCGCCCGACTACAACGGTCTCAAGATGATGATGGGGACCGGCCCGTTCCACGGCGAGCAGATTCAGGAGGTCGCTCGTCGGACCTCCGATACGTCCGATGGAGCGGAGGAACACGGCAGCTCGCGCATGGTCGATCTGTCGGTAGACTACGTCGCACGAGTGCAGCGCGATGCGGTGGCCGGACGCGAGCTCAAGGTCGTCTGGGATGCCGGCAACGGCGCTGCGGGCAGCGTTCTGGGCGATCTCGTCGCAGGACTTCCAGGGCAGCACACAGTGCTGTTCGGCGAGGTCGACGGCACGTTTCCCAACCACCATCCCGATCCCACGGTGCCCGAGAATCTCGAGGACCTGATCGCGGCCGTGGCCGAGCAGGGGGCCGATCTCGGCATTGCGCTCGACGGCGATGGCGATCGGATCGGCGTGATCGACGGCGAGGGCAATGTGCTGTGGGGTGATCAGCTTCTGGCGTTCTGGGCGGCGGATCTGCTGGGCGAGCAGCCCGGCGCCACGATCATCGCCGACGTCAAGGCGAGCCAGGTTCTGTTCGATGAGATCGCCCGGCTCGGCGGCCAGCCGCTCATGTGGCGCACCGGTCATTCACTCATCAAACAGAAGATGAAGGAGGTCGGCTGCCCGCTCGCCGGCGAGATGAGTGGGCACGTCTTCTTCGCCGACCGCTACTATGGCTTCGACGATGCGCTCTATGCCGCCGTACGCCTGCTGAACGTTCTGGCCGGGCGCGACCAGAGCCTCGCATCCTACCGGCGCGGCCTGCCGCAGGTCGTCAACACGCCCGAGCTTCGTTTCGACTGTGATGACGTCAGGAAGTTCGTCGTGATCGAGGAGGTGCGCGCGCGCCTTGTCGATCGTGGTGATGACGTGGTCGATGTCGACGGGGTCCGGGTATCGGTCGCCGGTGGCTGGTGGCTGCTGCGGGCCTCGAACACCCAGCCTGTTCTCGTTGCACGGTGCGAAGCGCCCGACGCCGCCAGTCTCGAGGCGGTGAAGAAGGACCTGCTGGACGTGGTGACGCCGAGCGTGATCACACCGCCAAGGCTGTGA
- a CDS encoding YjbE family putative metal transport protein (Members of this highly hydrophobic protein family,regularly are found preceded by the yybP-ykoY manganese riboswitch (see RF00080). A metal cation transport function is proposed.) codes for MLEQRATGVLGFVLESLDLNYVIALASIIMIDIVMSGDNAIVIGMAVAGLPADLRKKAVVFGILAATLLRICFALVVVELLAIIGLLLAGGLLLMWVVWSMWREIRQTDAQALKDQMAERFHEQQEERPVTSLRQALTLIVVADVSMSLDNVIAVGGAAQGDRGLLVFGLILSIALIAFAANFIANLLQNHHWIAYLGLGVVLYIALDMIWRGSVSLMGEVGLAGLSLTALAV; via the coding sequence ATGTTGGAGCAGCGCGCCACCGGAGTTCTTGGATTCGTGCTTGAATCGCTCGACCTGAATTATGTCATCGCGCTCGCATCGATCATCATGATCGACATCGTGATGTCGGGCGACAATGCCATCGTGATCGGCATGGCGGTGGCCGGTCTGCCCGCCGATTTGCGCAAGAAAGCGGTCGTGTTCGGCATTCTCGCCGCGACACTCCTGCGCATCTGCTTTGCCCTTGTAGTGGTCGAGCTTCTGGCCATCATCGGCCTGCTGCTGGCCGGCGGACTGCTCCTGATGTGGGTGGTCTGGAGCATGTGGCGCGAGATCCGGCAAACCGACGCACAGGCCCTGAAAGACCAGATGGCCGAACGCTTCCATGAGCAGCAGGAAGAGAGGCCGGTGACGAGCCTGCGCCAAGCTCTCACGCTGATCGTGGTTGCCGATGTCTCGATGTCGCTCGACAACGTCATTGCCGTCGGCGGCGCGGCACAGGGCGACCGGGGATTGCTGGTGTTCGGCCTGATCCTGTCGATCGCGCTGATAGCCTTCGCGGCCAACTTCATCGCGAACCTGCTGCAGAATCACCACTGGATCGCCTATCTCGGCCTCGGCGTCGTACTCTACATCGCGCTCGACATGATCTGGCGCGGCAGCGTGTCCCTGATGGGCGAGGTCGGCTTGGCGGGCCTGTCACTCACAGCCTTGGCGGTGTGA
- the galU gene encoding UTP--glucose-1-phosphate uridylyltransferase GalU codes for MTHPRVRKAVFPVAGLGTRFLPATKAMAKEMLTILDRPLIQHAVDEAAKAGIEQFIFVNGRGKHAIDDHFDLAFELERTLKQRGKTLELDRSREMVPAPGNVISVRQQQPLGLGHAVWCARHAVGNEPFAVFLPDELLVDDEPCIGQLISQYEKTGGNVVSIQKVPREQTNRYGVLDVGEDDGRVAEVLGLVEKPEPGDAPSTLTMIGRYVLLPELFAVIEKQKPTTGNEIQLTDAMAKMIGQAPFHGLRFTGTRFDCGTKLGFLQANLALGLRDPDVGTELADFVRNELSDKD; via the coding sequence ATGACCCATCCGCGTGTGCGCAAGGCAGTGTTTCCTGTGGCCGGTCTCGGTACCCGGTTTCTTCCGGCGACGAAGGCGATGGCCAAGGAAATGCTGACCATTCTCGACCGCCCCTTGATCCAGCACGCGGTTGATGAGGCCGCAAAAGCCGGAATCGAGCAGTTCATCTTTGTCAACGGGCGCGGCAAGCACGCCATCGACGATCACTTCGACCTTGCCTTCGAGCTTGAGCGGACGTTGAAGCAGCGCGGCAAAACGCTGGAGCTTGACCGCTCGCGCGAGATGGTGCCGGCGCCGGGCAATGTCATCTCGGTTCGCCAGCAGCAACCGCTGGGACTCGGCCATGCGGTTTGGTGCGCGCGCCATGCCGTGGGCAACGAACCCTTCGCCGTGTTCCTGCCTGACGAGCTTCTCGTCGACGACGAGCCCTGCATCGGACAGCTGATCAGCCAGTACGAGAAGACCGGCGGCAACGTCGTATCGATCCAGAAGGTGCCGCGCGAGCAGACAAACCGATATGGCGTGCTTGATGTGGGCGAGGACGATGGTCGCGTGGCCGAAGTGCTGGGCCTTGTGGAAAAGCCTGAGCCTGGGGATGCACCGTCGACCCTGACCATGATCGGTCGCTATGTCCTATTGCCCGAGTTGTTCGCGGTCATCGAGAAACAGAAGCCGACGACCGGCAACGAAATCCAGTTGACCGATGCGATGGCCAAGATGATCGGTCAGGCGCCGTTCCATGGTCTTCGTTTCACGGGAACACGTTTCGATTGCGGTACTAAACTCGGGTTCCTCCAGGCCAATCTGGCACTGGGCCTGCGCGACCCCGATGTTGGCACCGAACTGGCCGACTTCGTCAGGAACGAGCTTTCTGACAAGGATTGA
- a CDS encoding MaoC family dehydratase N-terminal domain-containing protein — protein sequence MPAPEDAIGRSKSSSDRINAISARHLAATFDRDEQVMQDGNPLPPGWHWLYFLDAPPSAMIGADGRTVPGGFLPETGLPRRMWAGGSFTFERPITLGSNVSCEVTIADVARKEGRSGKLAFITTEHRISQGGATALVETRDLVFRAAPKPGETARRVDPPATALWHRETRPDAVLLFRFSALTFNAHRIHYDIDYCRDEEGYPGLVVHGPMLALLLLDLAECELGGRTFRRFRYRALAPLFVPDPFFVCGCPDGDDKALLWIESQDGAMTMSAELELA from the coding sequence ATGCCAGCGCCGGAAGACGCGATCGGGCGGAGCAAGTCGAGTTCGGACCGGATCAATGCGATCTCGGCGCGCCATCTCGCGGCGACCTTCGATCGTGACGAGCAGGTCATGCAGGATGGCAATCCCCTGCCGCCTGGCTGGCACTGGCTCTATTTCCTGGATGCGCCGCCCAGCGCCATGATCGGTGCGGACGGGCGAACCGTTCCCGGCGGCTTTCTGCCGGAGACCGGCTTGCCGCGACGGATGTGGGCCGGTGGCTCCTTCACGTTCGAACGTCCTATCACGCTTGGCTCGAATGTCTCATGCGAGGTCACGATCGCCGACGTTGCCCGCAAAGAAGGACGCTCTGGCAAGCTCGCGTTCATAACGACCGAGCATAGGATCTCGCAAGGCGGTGCAACGGCGCTGGTCGAAACCCGCGACCTTGTGTTTCGCGCCGCGCCCAAGCCCGGAGAGACCGCGCGGCGTGTCGATCCGCCTGCGACCGCATTGTGGCATAGGGAAACCAGGCCCGACGCCGTGCTACTCTTCAGGTTCTCGGCGCTGACCTTCAATGCACACCGCATTCACTACGACATCGACTACTGTCGTGATGAGGAGGGGTATCCCGGCCTTGTTGTGCACGGTCCGATGCTGGCGCTCCTGCTGCTCGATCTCGCCGAGTGCGAGCTTGGTGGCCGTACCTTCCGCCGGTTCCGCTATCGGGCCCTCGCGCCGCTCTTCGTTCCTGACCCGTTCTTCGTCTGCGGTTGTCCGGACGGCGACGACAAGGCACTGCTCTGGATCGAAAGCCAGGACGGTGCCATGACCATGTCGGCGGAGCTCGAACTGGCATGA
- a CDS encoding NAD-dependent epimerase/dehydratase family protein gives MTVLVTGVAGFIGSHVSHALLDRGEDVLGFDNVNDYYDVKLKEERLRRLELRDGFRFLRANLEDKDAVVGLTQSESGIDRIIHLAAQAGVRHSLADPHTYTASNIEGQLNILELARALPGFKHLVYASSSSVYGGNDTIPFSVDDRVDRPVSLYAATKRAGELMGYCYSHLYAIPSTGLRFFTVYGPWGRPDMSAYIFTKAIFEGKPIRIFNNGDMRRDFTFIDDIVAGVIAALDRTARGTPPHVVYNLGNHKSEPLVRFISLLEAATGREAIKELAPMQPGDVKETCADIEASQRDLGFEPKTSIDEGLPRFVEWFRNHHGYN, from the coding sequence ATGACAGTTCTTGTCACCGGTGTGGCCGGGTTCATCGGCTCCCACGTCTCCCATGCGCTGCTCGACCGCGGCGAGGACGTGCTGGGTTTCGACAACGTCAATGACTACTACGACGTGAAACTGAAAGAGGAGCGGCTGCGCCGACTCGAACTGCGCGACGGCTTCCGTTTCCTGCGCGCCAACCTTGAGGACAAGGACGCGGTGGTCGGACTGACCCAGTCCGAGTCCGGCATTGACCGAATCATCCATCTCGCGGCACAGGCCGGTGTACGGCATTCGTTGGCCGATCCGCACACCTACACGGCGTCCAACATCGAAGGTCAGCTCAACATCCTGGAGCTCGCCCGTGCCCTGCCCGGCTTCAAACACCTGGTCTATGCGAGCTCATCGTCGGTTTACGGCGGCAACGACACGATTCCCTTCTCCGTCGACGACCGGGTCGACCGGCCCGTCTCGCTTTATGCCGCGACCAAGCGCGCAGGCGAACTGATGGGCTACTGCTACAGCCACCTCTACGCCATCCCGTCGACCGGGCTGCGCTTCTTCACGGTCTACGGTCCCTGGGGACGACCCGACATGTCGGCCTACATCTTCACCAAGGCCATCTTCGAGGGGAAACCGATCCGCATCTTCAACAACGGCGACATGCGGCGCGATTTCACCTTCATCGACGACATTGTCGCGGGCGTGATCGCCGCGCTCGATCGCACGGCCCGGGGCACACCGCCACACGTGGTCTACAACCTCGGCAATCACAAGAGCGAACCCCTGGTGCGGTTCATTTCACTCCTGGAGGCTGCGACCGGCCGCGAGGCGATCAAGGAGCTCGCGCCGATGCAGCCCGGCGACGTCAAGGAGACCTGCGCCGACATTGAGGCATCGCAGCGCGATCTCGGCTTCGAACCCAAAACCTCGATCGATGAAGGCCTGCCGCGGTTCGTCGAGTGGTTCCGCAACCACCACGGCTACAACTGA
- a CDS encoding 4-hydroxy-tetrahydrodipicolinate synthase gives MTTERLRGSFVALITLLRDGKIDEKGYQDFVNWQVELGTHGLVPMGTTGESPTMSHDEDMRVVQLCIEAAAGRVPVVAGTGSNSTDECIMLTRNAKDAGADAALIVTGYYNKPTQEGLYQHFKAVNDAVDIPVIVYNIPGRTGVDISPKTMQRIAELPNIVGCKESTAAADRVSKQRHHCGKDFVQLSGEDAAVLGLLGMGGHGCISVTANLAPALCSEMHTAWQSGDHERAREIQDKLMPLHEVLFSETSPGPVKHGASLLGWGDGDVRLPLVRPTQETCANVEAAMRTVGILN, from the coding sequence ATGACAACCGAAAGGTTGAGGGGATCGTTCGTTGCGCTCATCACACTGCTTCGTGATGGAAAGATCGACGAGAAAGGCTACCAGGACTTCGTGAACTGGCAGGTCGAACTGGGCACCCATGGACTTGTTCCGATGGGAACGACCGGTGAGTCCCCGACCATGAGTCACGACGAGGACATGCGCGTCGTTCAGCTGTGCATTGAGGCCGCAGCGGGGCGTGTTCCTGTCGTCGCAGGAACGGGTTCGAACTCGACCGACGAGTGCATCATGCTGACCAGGAACGCCAAGGATGCCGGGGCCGACGCCGCGCTCATCGTGACCGGCTACTACAACAAGCCGACCCAGGAAGGGCTCTACCAGCACTTCAAGGCGGTCAACGATGCCGTCGACATCCCGGTGATCGTCTACAACATCCCGGGCCGTACGGGCGTTGATATCTCGCCGAAGACCATGCAGCGCATCGCCGAACTGCCCAACATTGTGGGCTGCAAGGAATCGACAGCGGCTGCCGACCGCGTCTCGAAGCAGCGGCACCACTGCGGCAAGGACTTCGTCCAGCTCTCGGGCGAGGACGCGGCGGTACTCGGCCTGCTGGGCATGGGCGGCCACGGCTGTATCTCCGTGACGGCTAATCTTGCGCCGGCGCTCTGCTCGGAAATGCATACGGCGTGGCAGTCCGGCGATCACGAGCGTGCCCGCGAAATCCAGGACAAGCTGATGCCGTTGCACGAGGTGCTGTTCAGTGAGACCAGCCCCGGACCCGTGAAGCACGGTGCCAGCCTTCTCGGGTGGGGTGACGGTGACGTGCGCCTGCCGCTGGTTCGGCCGACACAGGAGACCTGCGCCAACGTCGAGGCCGCCATGCGTACTGTCGGCATCCTCAACTGA
- a CDS encoding DnaJ domain-containing protein, producing MPYLLAGTGLLILIWAFAWIAVNASASRVIRWTKWIIATLLTVAVIVLLSMGKPLPAAIPGVLLFPILLPGRRSGRDDGEDMEEDGQPVRIGRPMTIREAAEVLGVAENASVEEVKEAHRVLMEQNHPDKGGSPWFARQINEARDTLLAGRR from the coding sequence ATGCCCTATCTCCTTGCTGGAACTGGACTTCTCATCCTGATCTGGGCGTTCGCTTGGATCGCGGTGAATGCGTCGGCCTCTCGTGTGATCCGCTGGACCAAGTGGATCATCGCGACGTTGCTGACCGTTGCGGTCATCGTCCTGTTGTCAATGGGCAAGCCTCTGCCCGCCGCGATCCCCGGCGTGCTCCTGTTCCCCATTCTCCTGCCAGGCCGTCGTTCGGGACGGGATGACGGAGAAGACATGGAAGAAGACGGGCAGCCGGTGCGCATCGGACGTCCCATGACCATCAGGGAGGCCGCTGAAGTTCTCGGTGTCGCCGAGAATGCCAGTGTCGAGGAGGTCAAAGAGGCCCATCGCGTGCTTATGGAGCAGAACCATCCCGACAAGGGCGGCTCTCCCTGGTTTGCGCGCCAGATCAACGAGGCGCGCGACACGCTGCTGGCGGGCCGGCGATAG